A window of the Persephonella sp. genome harbors these coding sequences:
- the trpE gene encoding anthranilate synthase component I has translation MSVNLSFEEFKKLATEYNVIPVYKEILLDLDTPLSVFLKIFSPERFSFLFESVEQGENIGRYSFIGSSLPVYIKTKKTFAEFYNNGQIECKNTKDPIDELKNHLKKYKPAKLEDLPPFWGGFVGYVGYDVISFYEPIPDIKPDTLKLPDIFFFLSDEVIAFDNVKKTIKIIVSAILEPEDNIEEKYNETLNRINEIENRLNREVKLNRLPIINIKDVDISRWKSNFKKEDFLKAVEKCKYYIREGDIIQVVISQRFHKKLETDPINVYRAVRAINPSPYLFYLDFRDIKLIGSSPEILVSVKNGKIQTKPIAGTRPRGKTSEEDKKLAEELISDEKERAEHLMLVDLARNDVGKVAKAGSVKVDRFMYIENYSHVMHIVSDVSGELKEGLYPLDVLKSVFPVGTVSGAPKVRAMQIIEELEPEKRGPYAGAVGYISFDGNLDTAIAIRTAIVRKDDIYVQAGAGIVADSIPENEYQETVNKAKALIKAIEIAENV, from the coding sequence ATGTCTGTAAATCTTTCCTTTGAAGAATTTAAAAAGCTTGCAACAGAATATAATGTAATTCCTGTTTATAAAGAGATACTTCTTGATTTGGATACTCCTCTATCTGTATTCTTAAAAATTTTCTCTCCTGAAAGATTTAGCTTTTTATTTGAAAGTGTAGAGCAAGGGGAAAACATAGGGAGATACTCTTTTATAGGTTCTTCTTTACCTGTTTACATAAAAACAAAAAAAACATTTGCAGAATTCTATAACAACGGTCAGATAGAATGTAAAAATACAAAAGACCCTATAGATGAGCTTAAAAATCATCTCAAAAAATATAAACCTGCAAAGCTTGAAGACCTTCCACCATTTTGGGGTGGTTTTGTTGGGTATGTTGGATATGATGTGATTTCTTTTTATGAGCCTATTCCGGATATTAAACCGGACACTTTAAAACTACCTGATATCTTCTTTTTCCTTAGCGATGAGGTAATTGCTTTTGATAATGTGAAAAAGACAATAAAAATCATAGTCAGTGCTATATTAGAGCCTGAAGATAATATAGAAGAAAAATACAATGAAACATTAAATAGAATTAATGAGATTGAAAATAGGCTTAACCGAGAGGTAAAGCTAAATAGACTGCCAATAATAAACATAAAAGATGTTGATATTAGCAGATGGAAATCAAACTTTAAAAAAGAGGATTTTCTAAAAGCTGTTGAAAAATGCAAATACTACATCAGAGAAGGGGACATTATACAGGTTGTTATCTCCCAGAGATTTCATAAAAAGCTTGAAACAGACCCTATTAATGTTTATAGAGCAGTAAGGGCGATAAATCCTTCACCATATCTTTTTTATCTGGATTTCAGGGATATTAAGCTGATAGGTTCTTCTCCGGAAATACTGGTTTCTGTAAAAAATGGAAAAATACAGACAAAACCTATAGCAGGAACAAGACCAAGAGGGAAAACATCGGAAGAAGATAAAAAACTTGCAGAAGAGCTTATTTCTGATGAAAAAGAAAGGGCAGAACACCTTATGCTTGTTGATTTGGCAAGAAATGATGTTGGAAAGGTTGCAAAAGCAGGCAGCGTAAAGGTTGATAGATTTATGTATATTGAAAATTATTCCCATGTGATGCATATAGTTTCTGATGTTTCCGGTGAGTTAAAAGAAGGACTTTATCCCCTTGACGTGCTTAAATCGGTATTCCCTGTTGGAACTGTAAGCGGTGCTCCAAAAGTTAGGGCAATGCAGATTATAGAAGAACTGGAACCAGAAAAAAGAGGTCCCTATGCCGGTGCCGTAGGATATATTTCTTTTGATGGTAATCTGGATACTGCTATTGCAATAAGAACAGCAATTGTTAGAAAAGATGATATTTATGTGCAGGCAGGGGCAGGTATTGTGGCAGACTCAATCCCTGAAAATGAATATCAGGAAACAGTAAATAAAGCAAAAGCCCTTATAAAAGCGATTGAAATAGCAGAGAATGTCTGA
- the dapE gene encoding succinyl-diaminopimelate desuccinylase has translation MKEKLVKYLKDLVEIPSVIGNEKEIADYTQNFVERYYPPSNIIRYNNSLMVFDEIDPSKKTLALVGHLDTVPGENDLTGQIIDGRLYGLGASDMKGGLAVMMGLMDYFSNKEKRFNLIYVFYEKEEGPYVDNGLEPLLSEFDIIQKADLAIALEPTDNKVQVGCLGTLHASIIFKGKRAHSARPWQGENAIHKAADFLKRLADYGIHEYEFDGMKFLEVMNATMVEFSGGRNIIPDKFVINVNYRFAPGKTIEQAKEDVLKLVNGEAEVEFTDLCPSGNVCLYNPVLSELIEKYSLPVEAKQAWTDVARLSLYGIDAVNFGPGEAAQAHQKNENIPLENLYKNFEILSDFIRVEK, from the coding sequence ATGAAAGAAAAACTGGTTAAATATCTGAAGGACCTTGTTGAAATCCCATCTGTTATAGGAAATGAAAAAGAGATAGCCGATTACACACAAAATTTTGTAGAAAGATATTATCCCCCATCAAATATAATCAGATACAACAACTCTTTGATGGTTTTTGATGAAATAGACCCATCTAAGAAAACCCTTGCACTTGTTGGTCATCTGGATACCGTTCCCGGCGAAAATGATTTGACAGGTCAAATCATAGATGGTCGTCTTTATGGACTTGGTGCTTCTGATATGAAAGGTGGCCTTGCTGTAATGATGGGATTGATGGATTATTTTTCTAATAAAGAGAAAAGATTTAATTTGATATACGTTTTTTATGAAAAAGAAGAAGGTCCTTATGTTGATAATGGTCTTGAACCGCTTTTATCAGAGTTTGATATTATTCAAAAAGCTGACCTTGCGATAGCTTTAGAGCCTACAGATAACAAAGTTCAGGTTGGCTGTCTTGGCACACTCCACGCTTCTATTATTTTCAAAGGAAAAAGGGCACATTCAGCCCGTCCTTGGCAGGGAGAAAATGCAATCCATAAGGCAGCAGATTTCCTAAAAAGACTTGCAGATTACGGAATACATGAGTATGAATTTGATGGAATGAAATTTTTAGAAGTTATGAATGCCACAATGGTTGAGTTTTCAGGAGGAAGAAATATAATTCCGGATAAATTTGTTATTAATGTTAACTATCGCTTTGCTCCGGGGAAAACTATCGAACAGGCTAAAGAGGATGTTTTAAAACTGGTAAATGGTGAAGCTGAGGTTGAATTTACAGACCTTTGCCCATCTGGAAATGTTTGCCTGTATAATCCTGTTTTATCGGAGCTTATAGAAAAATACTCCCTCCCTGTTGAAGCTAAACAGGCATGGACAGATGTTGCAAGATTATCTCTGTATGGAATAGATGCTGTTAACTTTGGTCCCGGAGAAGCAGCACAGGCACACCAGAAAAATGAAAACATTCCCCTTGAAAATCTATACAAAAACTTTGAGATACTGTCTGACTTTATCAGAGTAGAAAAATGA
- a CDS encoding IclR family transcriptional regulator — translation MYRKRTKKDYIVHNVALAFDILFFIAKNSEVSLEEIEKNIDASLYQIEKILEVLINRGYVNYNPKKKTYSLGIKNFEVGYSYLSHVDLRNIARPYLQYLGEKFQENVYLAVRSGFEIVYIDAYEVNRPVVVKSRVGRLLPLYASASGKVHLADMDEDELEEFFRDEKLVPYTSKTITDKNELLKHIRMVKENGYAIDDEEWEEEVRCLSVPVRDHTGRVVAAMTLSAPSWRIPYEELTGKVKDEFIKKSQELSERLGYTQE, via the coding sequence ATGTATAGAAAAAGAACAAAAAAAGATTACATTGTCCACAACGTAGCTTTAGCATTTGATATCCTTTTTTTTATTGCCAAAAACTCCGAAGTATCCCTTGAAGAAATAGAAAAAAATATAGATGCTTCCTTGTATCAGATAGAAAAAATCCTTGAAGTTCTCATAAACAGAGGATATGTAAACTATAATCCAAAGAAAAAAACATACTCCCTTGGAATAAAAAATTTTGAGGTCGGTTATTCTTATCTGTCCCATGTAGACCTTAGAAACATAGCAAGACCTTATCTTCAGTATTTAGGTGAAAAATTTCAGGAAAATGTTTATCTGGCTGTTAGGAGTGGTTTTGAAATAGTTTATATTGATGCATATGAGGTTAACAGGCCTGTCGTTGTTAAATCAAGGGTTGGAAGATTGCTTCCCCTTTATGCTTCAGCCTCAGGAAAAGTTCATCTGGCAGATATGGATGAGGATGAACTTGAGGAATTTTTCAGGGATGAAAAACTTGTCCCATATACTTCCAAAACAATAACAGACAAGAACGAGCTCTTAAAACATATACGTATGGTAAAAGAAAACGGATATGCAATAGATGATGAGGAATGGGAAGAAGAAGTTAGATGTCTTTCTGTGCCGGTTAGAGACCATACAGGTAGAGTAGTTGCAGCAATGACTTTATCTGCTCCATCATGGAGAATTCCTTACGAGGAATTAACAGGTAAAGTCAAAGATGAATTTATCAAAAAATCTCAGGAATTATCAGAAAGGTTAGGTTATACACAGGAATGA
- a CDS encoding radical SAM protein, which translates to MKVETVIEDQLNKLLEVQTDDQFTVEAVYYRGDTLCVSSQLGCPVRCSFCASGMNGLIRNLSADEIIFQYELATKDGLEIKNIAFAGIGEPLLNWENVKKAFWYFKEKGLKCSFYTTGFPVKHLKELLELPHNGVNISFHSVDTQKRKQIIPYGEPLEKIIPVLKEHLSKLSNRKRKMYNIAYLLINGVNDSPEELEKLAQIAKELRIGVSLLKYNEIEGIPYKTTSDEEYEKAFLFLKNKDIRVTLSNKYRTRKIGGCGTLMVNRLKTAKEC; encoded by the coding sequence ATGAAGGTAGAAACTGTAATAGAAGACCAGCTTAATAAATTATTGGAAGTTCAAACCGATGACCAATTTACCGTAGAGGCTGTTTATTATAGAGGAGATACTCTGTGTGTATCCTCACAGCTTGGTTGTCCTGTTAGATGCTCCTTTTGTGCTTCTGGTATGAATGGGCTAATCAGAAATCTGTCTGCAGATGAAATAATCTTTCAATACGAACTGGCGACCAAAGATGGTCTTGAGATAAAAAATATTGCTTTTGCAGGTATTGGAGAACCGCTTCTTAACTGGGAAAATGTCAAAAAGGCATTCTGGTATTTCAAAGAAAAAGGGCTCAAATGCTCATTTTATACAACCGGCTTTCCTGTTAAGCATCTTAAAGAACTTCTTGAACTACCACACAATGGGGTAAATATATCCTTCCACAGCGTTGATACCCAGAAAAGAAAACAGATAATTCCTTACGGGGAGCCACTGGAAAAAATAATTCCTGTTTTAAAAGAACATTTATCAAAACTATCAAACAGAAAAAGAAAAATGTATAACATAGCATATTTGCTGATTAATGGAGTAAATGATTCACCTGAGGAATTGGAAAAACTTGCCCAGATTGCAAAAGAGTTAAGAATAGGAGTATCCCTGCTAAAATACAATGAGATAGAAGGTATTCCATATAAAACCACCTCTGATGAAGAGTATGAAAAAGCTTTCCTATTCCTGAAAAACAAGGATATCAGGGTTACTTTATCAAATAAATATAGAACAAGGAAAATAGGTGGCTGCGGCACACTTATGGTAAACAGGCTTAAAACTGCCAAAGAGTGTTGA
- the alaS gene encoding alanine--tRNA ligase, translating to MRPLSANEIRESFLKYFEEKGHTRVKSASIIPETDPTLLFVNAGMVPFKNVFLGLEKRPYKRATSCQKVFRVSGKHNDLDNVGYTPRHHTFFEMLGNFSFGDYFKKEAIEFAWEYLTKVLQIPEERLQVSVFEEDDDAYEIWNKVIGLPEEKIHRLGVEDNFWSMGETGPCGPSSEIYFDKGEEYGNPQLGAPDDNRYLEIWNLVFMQYNRDETGRLTPLPHPNIDTGMGLERIASVLQGVSSNYETDLFMPIIRFAEDISGKEYKPDQPQSPETVAMRIIADHLRAITFLISDGVFPANEGRGYVLRRILRRALRYGKELGIERPFLFEGIDVVIDIFKEPYPELIGNKGFIKGLVKAEEERFIKTLRRGMDILYEIIEKAKKEGRHHITGKEVFMLYDTYGFPVDLVEDIARDNNFGVDIGEYYKLLEEQRERARASWKSQAKEVKKVYLDAKNSLPENQFVGYEKLEVEDAKILEIIKDENFVDTLHEGETGEVILDVTPFYPEKGGQVGDKGVLEGDGFLFEVLDTQTPVEGIIVHKGKVLYGNLKKGETVHAKVDKEKRQDTMRHHTATHLLHAALRNILGDHVKQAGSLVHPDYLRFDFTHFEALSDEEIKRIEELVNEEIMKNEPVVCREMPIDEALKAGAIAIFEEKYGDVVRVISAGISTELCGGTHVSRTGDIGYFKIISESAVASGTRRIEAVAGRKAVEKALKEHFLIKDIMKSLTAKEDQIIDRIESLKLKVKELERELESIKKKSIVDRITEILTVIDKGEYKAAYGKVENLAPNELRDLADVARAKLGKSVVLLASVDKEKGKVNLIAAVSKELTDKIKAGEIIKQVAPIVGGKGGGRPDMAQGGGTQIDKLDEAFKKFEEIV from the coding sequence TTGAGACCTTTAAGTGCGAATGAAATAAGGGAAAGCTTCTTAAAATATTTTGAGGAAAAAGGGCATACAAGGGTAAAATCTGCCTCAATAATACCTGAAACTGACCCTACCCTTCTTTTTGTAAATGCAGGAATGGTTCCTTTTAAAAATGTTTTTCTGGGTCTTGAAAAAAGACCTTACAAAAGAGCTACATCTTGCCAGAAGGTTTTCAGGGTATCAGGAAAACATAATGACCTTGATAATGTAGGCTATACCCCAAGACACCATACGTTCTTTGAGATGCTTGGAAATTTCTCATTTGGGGATTATTTCAAAAAAGAAGCAATAGAGTTTGCATGGGAATATCTTACAAAAGTCCTCCAGATACCAGAAGAAAGACTGCAGGTCTCGGTTTTTGAAGAAGATGATGATGCCTATGAAATATGGAATAAGGTTATAGGTCTTCCAGAAGAAAAAATACACAGATTAGGAGTAGAAGATAACTTCTGGTCAATGGGAGAAACAGGTCCCTGTGGTCCTTCCTCAGAGATTTATTTTGATAAAGGGGAGGAATACGGAAACCCTCAGCTTGGAGCGCCAGACGATAACAGATACCTTGAGATATGGAACCTTGTTTTTATGCAATATAACAGGGACGAAACAGGAAGATTAACTCCTCTTCCACACCCTAATATTGACACTGGAATGGGGCTTGAAAGAATAGCCTCTGTCCTGCAGGGTGTTTCCTCAAACTACGAAACAGACCTTTTTATGCCAATTATAAGATTTGCAGAAGATATAAGCGGGAAAGAGTATAAACCTGACCAGCCACAATCCCCTGAAACTGTTGCGATGAGAATTATAGCAGACCACCTGAGAGCAATAACATTTCTGATTTCTGATGGAGTTTTTCCTGCAAATGAAGGAAGGGGATATGTTCTCAGGAGAATTCTCAGAAGAGCTCTCAGATATGGAAAAGAACTTGGAATAGAAAGACCTTTCCTATTTGAAGGGATAGATGTTGTCATAGATATATTCAAAGAGCCTTATCCAGAGCTGATAGGAAACAAAGGATTTATAAAAGGTCTTGTGAAAGCAGAAGAGGAAAGATTTATAAAAACCCTCCGCAGAGGAATGGATATTCTTTACGAAATCATAGAAAAGGCCAAAAAAGAAGGCAGACACCACATAACAGGAAAAGAAGTATTTATGCTTTATGACACCTACGGCTTTCCTGTTGACCTGGTTGAAGATATAGCAAGGGATAATAATTTTGGGGTTGATATAGGAGAGTATTACAAGCTCCTTGAAGAACAGAGAGAAAGGGCAAGAGCTTCATGGAAGTCTCAGGCAAAAGAGGTTAAAAAAGTTTACCTTGATGCTAAAAACAGCCTTCCAGAAAACCAATTTGTAGGATATGAAAAACTTGAGGTAGAGGACGCAAAAATACTTGAAATTATAAAAGATGAAAATTTTGTTGATACTCTTCATGAAGGAGAAACAGGAGAAGTCATCCTTGATGTAACACCTTTTTATCCAGAAAAAGGTGGTCAGGTTGGAGATAAAGGAGTTTTAGAAGGAGATGGATTTTTATTTGAGGTGTTAGATACCCAAACCCCTGTTGAAGGGATAATCGTCCATAAGGGAAAAGTCCTATATGGGAACCTGAAAAAAGGTGAAACTGTTCACGCAAAAGTTGATAAAGAAAAAAGACAGGACACAATGAGACACCATACAGCAACACACCTGCTACATGCAGCTCTTAGAAATATTCTTGGTGACCATGTAAAACAGGCAGGTTCTCTTGTTCACCCTGATTATCTAAGATTTGATTTTACACATTTTGAAGCTTTATCAGATGAAGAGATAAAAAGAATTGAAGAATTAGTTAATGAAGAAATTATGAAAAACGAACCTGTTGTATGCAGGGAAATGCCTATAGATGAAGCTCTAAAAGCAGGAGCAATAGCCATTTTTGAAGAAAAGTACGGAGATGTAGTCAGAGTCATATCAGCAGGAATATCAACAGAGCTTTGTGGTGGAACCCATGTATCAAGAACAGGAGATATAGGATATTTCAAAATTATATCTGAAAGTGCAGTAGCTTCAGGAACAAGAAGAATAGAAGCTGTTGCAGGTAGAAAAGCTGTAGAAAAAGCCTTAAAAGAGCATTTCCTAATAAAAGATATAATGAAGTCCCTTACAGCAAAAGAAGACCAGATTATAGACAGAATAGAAAGTCTGAAACTAAAAGTAAAAGAGCTTGAAAGGGAACTTGAAAGCATAAAGAAAAAATCTATCGTTGACAGAATAACAGAGATACTGACGGTTATTGATAAAGGAGAATATAAAGCTGCTTACGGAAAAGTTGAAAATCTTGCACCAAACGAACTGAGAGATTTAGCCGATGTGGCAAGGGCAAAACTTGGCAAATCTGTTGTCTTACTGGCATCTGTAGACAAAGAAAAAGGCAAGGTAAACCTTATAGCCGCAGTTTCAAAAGAACTTACAGATAAAATAAAAGCAGGAGAAATAATAAAACAGGTTGCTCCCATCGTCGGTGGAAAAGGTGGCGGAAGACCTGATATGGCACAAGGTGGCGGAACACAAATAGATAAACTTGATGAGGCCTTTAAAAAGTTTGAAGAAATTGTTTAA
- a CDS encoding GTPase domain-containing protein, translated as MEKLKQDIDKLVDQFISSSKSLYELSLQEENKDEFDTLKKAIFTEIERLSSYLRKFQHLEWDTLNVAFFGETNAGKSTLIEALIKGDGRSIGTGVKDFTREIRSFSFGKKIRLLDMPGIEGDEKKVKNEIWKAVNKAHIVFYIFPHSKEPEKNTLLKIRQYLNKNTYVYGLINIRGILPPFGFGKIIKKQY; from the coding sequence ATGGAAAAATTAAAACAAGATATTGATAAACTTGTTGATCAATTTATCTCTTCATCTAAGTCTCTATATGAATTATCTTTACAAGAAGAAAATAAGGATGAATTTGATACTTTAAAAAAAGCAATATTTACAGAAATAGAGAGACTCAGCAGTTATTTAAGAAAATTTCAACATTTAGAATGGGATACTTTAAATGTAGCATTTTTTGGTGAAACAAATGCTGGAAAAAGCACTCTAATAGAAGCATTAATAAAAGGAGACGGAAGAAGTATAGGAACAGGTGTAAAAGATTTTACAAGAGAAATAAGAAGTTTTTCTTTTGGAAAAAAAATAAGACTGTTAGATATGCCTGGAATTGAAGGAGATGAAAAGAAAGTTAAAAATGAAATATGGAAAGCTGTAAATAAAGCTCATATTGTTTTCTATATCTTTCCTCATAGTAAAGAACCTGAAAAAAATACTTTATTAAAAATTCGTCAATATCTAAATAAAAATACATATGTATACGGATTGATAAATATTCGTGGAATTCTCCCCCCCTTTGGCTTTGGAAAAATTATTAAAAAACAATATTAA